CCCTACATGGCGAACATATCACTTGAAGCCACCGTGAAAAGCATAGGGGAAGTTAAATCTTTCCAGCGGCAGGATGGGACATTCTCTAAGATGGTTACGCTGATCTTAGAAGACGAGACCGGTAGGGCTCCAGCAGTAGCATGGGGGGAAGCTGTAGCAAAACTAGAAAACATTCCCTTGAACTCGAAAATCAAAATTAAGGGGTGCTACACAAAAATTAACGCTAAAGGAGAAACAGAAATACACATAGGGGAAGGAACGGCGATAGAAACAAAAACGGCAGACAGCTGATACAGGAAAAACCAAGTAAGCCCCATTTGGAAGCAATGCTCCAACGATAGACAAGGGTCACGTTTTCAAGGCAAGCTCCCTAACACTGGTGTACACTTTCACGTTGTTCGCCTTAGCGTACTCCTCAGCCTTGGGATGCACGAAAGGAGAAACTATTACCAAGGAGGGCTTAACCTTCTCCACAGCCTCGTAAAGCTTCGCTTTGTCAAGGAACTTGTCTACGTCCTCCTTGCTCACGCTAGACTTAATCTCGACCAAAACATGCTCTCTGTCCCTAATTAACACATCAACTTCTATCACGCTCGGCTTCTTGAATACCATGCACTCCGAGTCATAATACTCCCACTTGCTCACTTTAACACCATACCTTTCCAACAAACCACGGAGCCCTTCCCTAAAAGCCTCCTCACTAGCCAAACCCCACCTAGCACCCAAACCACCTAATATCTCCCCAACCTTCNNNNNNNNNNNNNNNNNNNNNNNNNNNNNNNNNNNNNNNNNNNNNNNNNNNNNNNNNNNNNNNNNNNNNNNNNNNNNNNNNNNNNNNNNNNNNNNNNCTCTTCATCTCCTCCTCGAACGCGTCCATGCGCTTGCTCATGAGGGCCAGCGCTTTCTCGAACGCGTCCATGCGCCTGGTGGTCTCCTCCCTGAACCTCTTCATCTCCTCCTCGAACGCGTCCATGCGCTTGCTCATGAGGGCCAGCGCTTTCTCGAACGCGTCCATGCGCCTGGTGGTCTCCTCCCTGAACCTCTTCATCTCCTCCTCGAACGCGTCCATGCGCCCGGTTAGGCGTTCTAGTGCTTTCTGTAAAGCTTCGGTGTTTTTTCTCGTCTCTTCTATGAATGCTGATATTTTCTCTACTAGGAGTCTAATCTCTCTTGCTAGGTCGGTCAGTTCCTCCCTTCTCGGCACTACTTCTGTAAGTAGTGAAATCACTTTGCTCCTAAACTCCTCGTCCTCCATCAAGAGTCTGAGAAATTCCTTTTTGAGCTCCTCCCTGGTCGCCACGGATTACACCTCTCTAAAGAAGAGCTTTTTATGTGAGATATTTAAACGAAACGAAATTAATTGTAAACATCCTGTACGAGTTATCCTTGCTTTTTCCACGCCGGCGGGCTGCATGCAAAGTTCGTCATTGCCCGGGTACCCGGTGCCGCCAGAATTCCTAGAAATCCTTTAGAGCTCGTTTTCCATCGACTACTAAGGGGCTGGTAGGTTGAATTCCTACGAGCGCGTCATGTCCGTTTTGAGGGGCAGCGGGCGCGTCGACTTCCTACCCTGCGTCAACTTCTCCTCCACTTGTACCAAGGAATTCATGGAGTACACTGGCGCTTGGTGGCCTGAGGCACACAAAGACCCGGCTAAGATGGCAAAGCTTGGAGCGGCAGCACACAGGATTTGTGGCCTAGACAACATCACGGTTCCATTTGACACCTTAGTCGAAGCCGAGGTTTTCGGTGTCCCCGTTGACTTCCACGAGCGTTACCTGGCTTGGCCGAGCGCTAAGCGCCCCCTTCTAAAACGTGTTGTTCCACCTATACCTCCAGGGGACGTGGCGCGCTCTGGAAGGGTACCAGTGGTAGCTGAGGCCTTAAGGCTTCTGAAAGCTGAGTTTGAAGGCGTCGCACCTGTGAACGCCGTAGTCGTGCCCCCATTCACCAGCATGAGCTACTATGTTTTCGACCACACTTCTTTCATGTTAACCCTGGAAAGGGACCCGGGGGCGGTGAAGGAAGTTCTAGACGAGGTCATAGAAGTCTACGCTGAAATAGTTGATGTTTACGTCGAAGCGGGGGCTGACATCATCACCTTGTGCGAGATGGGCGGGTCGGCCAGCACATTGCACCCTTTGTTGTTCGATGAACTTGTGGCCCCATACGTTAGAAGGCTGGCTGAGCGAGCTAGCATTGCAGTCCTAAGCATTCCGGGCGAGGCGCTGCCCATCATGGATAGAGTAGTTAGGTGCGGCGTAGACGGAGTAGCAATAGACCATTATACACCGGTGAGTGACGCGAGGAAGATCCTTGACCGCTTGAAGCCCGGGTACCCCCTCATAGGGAACATAGACCCAGTCGAAGTTCTCCACGAGGGGCCAGAAGAGAAGATAAGGGAAGCCGTCAAAAGAGTGATAGAAGAAGGGGTAAGCATGGTCGCACCTGGGTCAGACTTCTGGATAGAAACCCCGGCAAAGCACATCTCTGCGATGGTTGAAGCCACGAGGACGTTCGGTAGACGCTAAGAGAGAAAAAGGGGGGTTCACTCGTTTTAGTGCAAAGGGAGTTTAGTGCACGGAGAGGAAATGAGAAAAGAGGGTGATGCTTGTAGGGTGGCTTACAGCCTGTGTATTCTTTTAGCGTTTCCCCCAATTATTGCCTCTATCTCCTTCTCTGTGAATGTTATGCCTTCAGGAGCCTTCTTGGGGAGGTTTTTCACCATTTCCACGAAGTCTTTATCCGGCATGGCCGCCCTCAGATAGGGCCCATCTGTTCCAAAGAGGACTCTCGACGCACCGAACTCGTCTATGCACTCTCTCAGCGCTTCGCAGAACGTTCTAAAGTTGTTGCGCGCGATGATCTGCCACCCCGAAAAGTCGACGACTAGGTTTGTCTTGGTTGCCCCCATGTGGAAGAGTTCATGCCTCCACCCGAACCCCATATGGGCAGCCTGTATTGTCAGCTCGGGGAAGTCAAGGAGCACATCGTCAAGGTATATTGGGTTACAGAACTTGCTCCTAAGAGGCTGAACTATCTGTCCGGTGTGGAAGAGCACGGGCACATTAAACTCCCTTGCCACACACAACAACTTGTACACGCAGGGCTCGTTCGGGTAAAACCCGGAGGCAGGGTGAAGCTTTAATCCCTTCAGTCCAAGCTCCTCAAAACACCACCTGACTATCTTATCCGCCTCCGGCCTGCGTGGGTCAACACTCGCAAAGGCAATTATCCTTTTCGGGTACTTCTTTTGTACCTCGGCAAAAATCTGGTTCTGCTCCTCTATCGAAACACGCGGCTCACCAAGAGCCAAGCCATAGTCAAGAGGACATATGACGCTCACATCTATACCCGCAGCGTCCATCTCCCTTATGAGCTTCGAAGCGTCCGGGTCATAGAAGTTCGGGAAAATCTGTGACTTAACCTGGTCCACCGTCATCGAGATACCCATCTCCTCAAGGGCTCGCACATACACTTTAGCTAGTTCATCCCACCACTTCCTCGGCATCCACCCCTCATCCACAATATGCGTATGCGCATCAACAACCAACACCCACCATCCCTCCAAGACATTTTACACAAAGCATTAAATTGCAAAAATGTTTAATTATGTTTTTCCATGAATAAGTAGTAATAGGACTGGAAGATGACGGTGGGGGGGTTGTGGTGTTTATGGGAAATCCTACTATAATTAAGGCCCAAATTAGTACTTTAAAGAGTGACCCATTGATTTCTCCTTCTTATGCTAGTTTAATTATAAACCTCGCTTTGAAGTATGTTAAGGAAAACTTCGGTTTTGAGGGTGTTGCACGCTCATTAGATGAACTAGAAGATTTTTTGCTTAAGATTGTTGACAATTATCCTGTAGAGGAAGCAGTGGTCTACGGAATTTACAAAGGAGAGAGTATGCTTGCTGGCGCCGTGGGACCCATATGCCGGAGGTTCGGCAAGGAAGCACCTAAAAGATTGGTTCAAAGCCTTGAGGCTGCAAGTGTGCTTAAGGAATCAAAGGGGCTTTACGATTGCTTATCGAAGTATAAGGAAATTCTAGTTAAGATAGGCTTCATCAAAAACGAAGACTTGGTTTTAGAGGATTTAGGCGATGAAGTTCTCGTAAAGCTTGGAGGACGTTGCACTTACATTAACGTTTGCACTCAGCTCAACAAAGAGGGGGTACGCGATGTTTATGGCCTTATGCCGTGTGGTAGGTTGATCGCACTCGCCGGAGTAGCTGAAGCCTTTCTAAATAAAATCTTTGACGCTAAACTCATATGCTACAATCCTCCAAATTGCTCAGGAAAGATCTTTGAGTACAAAGATAAGTAAGCGTTTTAGGTTAATGAGCAAGATCAGCCGTACTCCTCCTGAAAACCTGCGTTTGAAGTCTCCTGCTATGATTTGCATCTAACATTCACCAAAGAACGCAATGTCAATTTATTCTCCAGACAAAAGTCATACCCACCTCTGTGCACCTAAAATCGCACGCTAACATCTTGGTGTAGTTAGCACTTTAAGCTCAGCTCTTGTAAGGTTAATTTTTAAATACTTAGAGACCGCTATTTTTCAAGCGTTGGAAGTGCTTCATGGTGGTGTGCATGGGGGAATTTAGTGATTTAGTTTTCCCTAGGGGTTTTCTTTGGGGTTGTGCTGTCTCGGCGCACCAAGTTGAGGGAAACAACACAAACAACAACTGGTGGAAATGGGAACAAGAAGGACACACACTAGACAAATCAGGAAAAGCATGCGACCACTACAACAGGTATAAAAAAGACCTAGACATCGCTAAGAGCCTTAACCTGAACACTTTTAGGACCTCAATTGAGTGGAGCAGGATAGAGCCGAAGGAGGGTGTGTGGAGCGAGAAGGAGATCAAGCACTACCGCAAGGTATTAGAGGCCATGAGGGAGCGCGGTCTTACTCCAATGATAACCTTGCACCACTTCACTGATCCACTGTGGTTTGCCGAGAAGGGAGGATGGGAGAAGCCGGAGAGCGTTGAAATCTTCGCGCGCTTCGTTAGGAAGGTTGTGGAGGAGCTGGGCGACCTAATACCCTTCTACAACACGATAAATGAGCCAATGGTCTACGTGGTCCTAGGCTACGCCTTCGGCATATTCCCTCCAGGGGAAAAAGACATACTGAAGGCTTTAACTGTCGCCAAGCACCTCCTGCTAGCCCACGCCAGGGCATACAGCGTTATACATGAGGTGTGCAAAGAGATGGGTTACCCGAAACCTAGGGTCGGAATAGTTCACAACATGATGGTTTTCGAGCCCTTAGACCCGAAAGACGAGAGACATGTTAACGAGGCAAATACGAGTGACGCGATATACAACAGGTGGTTCCTTGAGTGTATACACACAGGCACAATTCAGCCGCCGGCTGGGCAAGGGGAGGAGGTTGAAGGTCTAAAGGATACGTGGGACTTCATAGGGCTAAACTACTACACGCGAAGCATATGCATCCCCTCTCCTGACCCGGCGAGAAGGTTCGCTGTGATACCAATGGACGCCGAGCTCACAGACATGCACTACGAAGTTTACCCGGAAGGGCTCTACAAGCTCCTCGTAAGCCTCAAGAAGTACGAGAAGCCGGTATACATAACCGAGAACGGGATCGCGACGTCCAACGACAAGCAGAGGTGCAGGTTCATTCTACGCCACCTAGCGGAGGCTCACAGGGCTATGCGTGAGGGAGTAGACTTAAGAGGTTACATCTACTGGTCGCTCATAGACAACTTCGAGTGGAACGAAGGGTTCAGCAAGAGGTTTGGAATAGTAGAAGTAGACTACAAGACTCTCAAGAGGACGCCGAGGGAAAGCGCCTACATGTACGCTGAAATAGCGGGAAAAAACAAGGTTACAGCAGACCTCATGCAAAAATACCTCGAACGAAAATGAAACACCCTTTAAACTTTCAAATAAAACAGCTCCTCCTCATTTTCCCGAAAAACGTGTTTCAGGATTAACGCCAGGATAGAAAAAATTGGGGAATTGGCAGGCTAACTTAACCCGTATGCTGTCCGTGGCCAGTAGTCCGTTTCCGGCAGCTGATGCCTTGCAAAACAGGCTAACTGCTGCTGGCTGGCTTTGCTCGCTAGGCTGGTCGACACACTGTGCAGTGTAAACGCGCGCCTTGGAAGAGCTGGTGGATGGCGTGTAATCGTTGAAGTGCACTGTTATCCTGTGTCCTCCATCGGGCGAATCTGAAGGCCAGTTGGGGACATTTATGGTTCGGATGCTTTCGCCTCCTCGCGATACAAGTGTGATGTTAATCACGCCCGCCCCGCCTGGGCTTGCGGGGATGTAGAGGTCGACCCCTGTCTGGAACAGCAATCTGTGGAAGACCTCTATCGGAGTATTGATATTGCTTTTTCCGTCTGAGTCCTTATCGTAGACCCATATCCCGCAAACTAGTTTCGCGACGGGGCAGTTGTTTTGATTGATCACGTTAGTCCCGTTTATCCAAAGCTCATCATTCTTGATCCCTTGATCACCCCAAAACTCCTTGTTTCGCATGAAGAGGAGCATCACATGGTTTTCGCTCACGTTAACGTAGTCGGATACCCCTCCCGGAGCCGATGTGAGAAGGGTAACCCAGTAGTTGCTCCTCATAAACGGCTCACGATATATGTGGTGTACAGGTCTCCCCTCGCGGACGATGGCAAACTCGTAGTATGTGCCCGGCTTAGCTTTAAACGGCCCCCATCTCCCGTCGGGTCCGGTTATGTTAAAGGTTGCAACAGGCTGGCTTCCACTTCTCTGTCCAGTCGAATTGTTAACCTCCCATATTTCTAGGATCGCTTCGACTTCATCGTTATATATGTTGTGCGGGAAGATGACTACTCGCCCTTCAACAGTGATATCGTCCTCAGGAACTATGTCTAATGTTTTAGGCTCCCTTCCAGTAAGAAATTTGTACATTTCAGCGAAAGTCTCGGCGGAGGTGCAAAGTTCGGTGTGCGTCTGACTCGGAATCCATATGTTCCTAGTAGCTCCTAGCATTACGCGCGCCGTGGATAGGTTAGACCAGAGAGCCAGTGTTGGTATACCCCTGGGCGCCCTCTGCCCACCACTACCATCTATGTTCACGTAGTGTGCTACCTTAAGGCGGTGGGGTGCGTAAGCCAGGTACTGTAAGGAGACCACTGTGCCAAGCGAGTGGCCTACAAGATCCACCTTGTCAGCTTTAGTCTCCTCTAAAACCTTGTCGATGAACGCGTCAAGCCGCTCTAGGACTGCATCGAAGGACTCTACGGTGAAACTTGAATCGTACTCGAACACCCTTATGTACTCGGGCGGATAATCGTTGCTCGTGAAACGCATGGCTTGGGTCTCAAACTGCTGTGCTGAACCTGCACCGCCGTGAACGAAAACTATGGGTCTAATGGCAGGCTGAGCTGCAGGAAGCCCTTCACTTAGCAGCAGTGAGGGCAACCAGTACTGCTCGTTTGGAATCTTTGAAGCGTTAACGCCCGCGGCAATGCCGAACGACAGTCCAACGAGAACCAGAATCGTCAGAGCTAGACTAGTCGTCCTACGCAAATCGCTCCTCCCCTTTTTACCTCCAAACCTTCCTTATGCATCACTTCGCAACAACTTTCCAAATAAACTTTGCCACCAACAAGAATACTTCAGAGCGAAAAATAAGAAACAATTGAGCAGTGGAAATAGAAATGATTTTATATCTAGTAGAGTTTCGATATGATTTAAAAGGTGTGCATGGTGGTGGGGAGAGGAGTATGGCAGCTGAAGGCAAATTTAAGCAGCCGTGGCGCGGGGTTCTGTCGCTTCTCACAATTTACGCTATCAGTTACACTGCTTATGCAGTTTTCCTGAACCCAGTGAAAGGGTTGCTGTCGAGGCTCGTTGTCGGGGATGCCTTCCTTCTAAGGAACCTACTAGAGTACGCTGTCAGTAGAGATCTGGCTGCGCTCCTGGCTCCCGTGTTGGCGACGCGGTCCGCTGAGGTAGTCGCCCTCAACCCGTTAGGCTACCCATTGGACTGGATGAGCGTAGTGGTCTTCAGCATAGTCTGGTTCATAGCGATCGCCCTACTTTTCGCCCCCCTGGAAAGGAAGGAGCCTCCGAAGCAACCGAAAACCGGGCTAATAGTTGCATTCCTCTCGCTGGTCCTGGCATTCTTAA
This window of the Candidatus Jordarchaeales archaeon genome carries:
- a CDS encoding DUF3782 domain-containing protein yields the protein KVGEILGGLGARWGLASEEAFREGLRGLLERYGVKVSKWEYYDSECMVFKKPSVIEVDVLIRDREHVLVEIKSSVSKEDVDKFLDKAKLYEAVEKVKPSLVIVSPFVHPKAEEYAKANNVKVYTSVRELALKT
- a CDS encoding family 1 glycosylhydrolase, producing MGEFSDLVFPRGFLWGCAVSAHQVEGNNTNNNWWKWEQEGHTLDKSGKACDHYNRYKKDLDIAKSLNLNTFRTSIEWSRIEPKEGVWSEKEIKHYRKVLEAMRERGLTPMITLHHFTDPLWFAEKGGWEKPESVEIFARFVRKVVEELGDLIPFYNTINEPMVYVVLGYAFGIFPPGEKDILKALTVAKHLLLAHARAYSVIHEVCKEMGYPKPRVGIVHNMMVFEPLDPKDERHVNEANTSDAIYNRWFLECIHTGTIQPPAGQGEEVEGLKDTWDFIGLNYYTRSICIPSPDPARRFAVIPMDAELTDMHYEVYPEGLYKLLVSLKKYEKPVYITENGIATSNDKQRCRFILRHLAEAHRAMREGVDLRGYIYWSLIDNFEWNEGFSKRFGIVEVDYKTLKRTPRESAYMYAEIAGKNKVTADLMQKYLERK
- a CDS encoding uroporphyrinogen decarboxylase family protein, which codes for MNSYERVMSVLRGSGRVDFLPCVNFSSTCTKEFMEYTGAWWPEAHKDPAKMAKLGAAAHRICGLDNITVPFDTLVEAEVFGVPVDFHERYLAWPSAKRPLLKRVVPPIPPGDVARSGRVPVVAEALRLLKAEFEGVAPVNAVVVPPFTSMSYYVFDHTSFMLTLERDPGAVKEVLDEVIEVYAEIVDVYVEAGADIITLCEMGGSASTLHPLLFDELVAPYVRRLAERASIAVLSIPGEALPIMDRVVRCGVDGVAIDHYTPVSDARKILDRLKPGYPLIGNIDPVEVLHEGPEEKIREAVKRVIEEGVSMVAPGSDFWIETPAKHISAMVEATRTFGRR
- a CDS encoding alpha/beta fold hydrolase; this encodes MRRTTSLALTILVLVGLSFGIAAGVNASKIPNEQYWLPSLLLSEGLPAAQPAIRPIVFVHGGAGSAQQFETQAMRFTSNDYPPEYIRVFEYDSSFTVESFDAVLERLDAFIDKVLEETKADKVDLVGHSLGTVVSLQYLAYAPHRLKVAHYVNIDGSGGQRAPRGIPTLALWSNLSTARVMLGATRNIWIPSQTHTELCTSAETFAEMYKFLTGREPKTLDIVPEDDITVEGRVVIFPHNIYNDEVEAILEIWEVNNSTGQRSGSQPVATFNITGPDGRWGPFKAKPGTYYEFAIVREGRPVHHIYREPFMRSNYWVTLLTSAPGGVSDYVNVSENHVMLLFMRNKEFWGDQGIKNDELWINGTNVINQNNCPVAKLVCGIWVYDKDSDGKSNINTPIEVFHRLLFQTGVDLYIPASPGGAGVINITLVSRGGESIRTINVPNWPSDSPDGGHRITVHFNDYTPSTSSSKARVYTAQCVDQPSEQSQPAAVSLFCKASAAGNGLLATDSIRVKLACQFPNFFYPGVNPETRFSGK
- a CDS encoding amidohydrolase family protein, which translates into the protein MLVVDAHTHIVDEGWMPRKWWDELAKVYVRALEEMGISMTVDQVKSQIFPNFYDPDASKLIREMDAAGIDVSVICPLDYGLALGEPRVSIEEQNQIFAEVQKKYPKRIIAFASVDPRRPEADKIVRWCFEELGLKGLKLHPASGFYPNEPCVYKLLCVAREFNVPVLFHTGQIVQPLRSKFCNPIYLDDVLLDFPELTIQAAHMGFGWRHELFHMGATKTNLVVDFSGWQIIARNNFRTFCEALRECIDEFGASRVLFGTDGPYLRAAMPDKDFVEMVKNLPKKAPEGITFTEKEIEAIIGGNAKRIHRL